The following proteins are co-located in the Oceanimonas sp. GK1 genome:
- a CDS encoding heme ABC transporter permease, whose protein sequence is MWKWLHPYARSEDAYRIAGLWLPWFAVFSLVSFTIGLAWGLAFAPADYQQGDAFRIIYIHVPAAIMSMGAYSSMAIAAFIGLVWQIKTADMAVAAIAPVGAVFTFIALFTGAAWGKPMWGTWWVWDARLTSELILLFLYLGVIALYNAISDKVLAGRAAGILALVGVINLPIIHYSVEWWNTLHQGATITKFDRPSISNDMLWPLLLMIFAFICFLGAVTLMRLRNELIRRESHRPWVLKLAEKRNEI, encoded by the coding sequence ATGTGGAAATGGTTACATCCTTACGCCAGGTCGGAAGACGCCTACCGAATTGCCGGCCTGTGGCTGCCCTGGTTTGCCGTGTTCAGCCTGGTCTCCTTTACCATAGGGCTGGCCTGGGGGCTGGCGTTTGCACCCGCCGATTATCAGCAGGGTGACGCCTTTCGCATCATCTACATTCATGTGCCGGCGGCCATCATGTCGATGGGGGCCTATTCCTCCATGGCCATTGCCGCCTTTATCGGCCTGGTGTGGCAGATAAAAACCGCCGACATGGCGGTGGCGGCCATCGCCCCGGTGGGGGCGGTGTTCACCTTTATCGCGCTCTTTACCGGTGCCGCCTGGGGCAAGCCCATGTGGGGCACCTGGTGGGTGTGGGACGCCCGCCTGACCTCCGAGCTTATTCTGCTGTTCCTCTATCTTGGCGTGATTGCCCTTTACAACGCCATTTCCGACAAGGTGCTGGCGGGGCGTGCCGCCGGCATTCTGGCGCTGGTGGGGGTCATCAACCTGCCCATCATTCACTATTCGGTGGAGTGGTGGAATACCCTGCATCAGGGCGCCACCATTACCAAGTTTGACCGGCCGTCCATTTCCAACGACATGCTCTGGCCGCTGCTTCTCATGATTTTTGCCTTCATCTGTTTCCTGGGCGCGGTCACCCTGATGCGGCTGCGCAACGAGCTGATCCGGCGCGAATCCCATCGCCCCTGGGTGCTGAAACTGGCGGAGAAACGCAATGAAATTTGA
- a CDS encoding 3-deoxy-7-phosphoheptulonate synthase, whose amino-acid sequence MQKDTLNNIHIQSEKVMITPAELKEKLPISQRALDFIGQARQTISNIVHRKDHRLLVICGPCSIHDIDAAKEYATRLKKLHDDYRDSLYIVMRVYFEKPRTTVGWKGFINDPHLDGSFDIELGLHKARELLCWLAELELPLATEALDPISPQYLAELFSWSAIGARTTESQTHREMASGLSMPVGFKNGTDGNLGTAINAMKAAAEPHAFMGINQEGQVALLVTQGNPDGHVILRGGKHPNYDSVNIALAEKAMTAAGLNPRLVVDCSHGNSNKDYSLQPLVTENVVHQIQEGNQSILGIMLESHLFEGNQSSEQPVADMQYGVSITDACIGWDTTAELLARCHQQLSAALKTRVA is encoded by the coding sequence ATGCAGAAAGACACATTAAACAATATTCATATTCAATCCGAAAAGGTGATGATCACCCCGGCGGAGCTCAAGGAAAAACTGCCCATTTCCCAGCGTGCGCTTGATTTCATCGGCCAGGCCCGCCAGACCATCTCGAATATTGTGCATCGTAAGGATCACCGTCTGCTGGTGATCTGCGGTCCCTGCTCCATCCATGATATCGACGCAGCCAAAGAGTACGCAACCCGCCTCAAAAAACTGCATGATGACTACCGTGACAGCCTTTATATTGTGATGCGCGTCTATTTTGAAAAGCCGCGCACCACGGTGGGATGGAAAGGCTTTATCAACGATCCTCACCTGGACGGCAGCTTTGACATTGAACTGGGCCTGCATAAGGCCCGCGAGCTGCTGTGCTGGCTGGCAGAGCTGGAACTGCCCCTGGCCACCGAAGCGCTAGATCCCATCAGCCCGCAATACCTGGCCGAGCTGTTTTCCTGGTCGGCCATCGGTGCCCGCACCACCGAATCCCAGACTCACCGGGAAATGGCCTCGGGGCTGTCGATGCCGGTGGGCTTCAAGAACGGCACCGACGGCAACCTGGGCACCGCCATCAACGCCATGAAGGCGGCGGCCGAGCCTCATGCCTTTATGGGCATCAATCAGGAAGGCCAGGTGGCGCTGCTGGTGACTCAGGGGAATCCCGACGGCCACGTTATCCTGCGCGGCGGCAAGCACCCCAACTACGACTCGGTGAACATTGCCCTGGCGGAGAAGGCCATGACCGCCGCCGGCCTGAACCCGCGGCTGGTGGTGGACTGCAGCCACGGCAACTCCAACAAGGACTACAGCCTGCAGCCGCTGGTGACCGAAAACGTGGTGCACCAGATCCAGGAAGGCAACCAGTCCATTCTGGGCATCATGCTGGAGTCCCACCTGTTTGAGGGCAATCAGTCCAGCGAGCAGCCGGTGGCCGATATGCAATATGGGGTGTCCATTACCGATGCCTGCATCGGTTGGGACACCACCGCCGAGCTGCTGGCGCGCTGTCATCAGCAACTGTCGGCCGCGCTGAAGACACGCGTCGCCTGA
- a CDS encoding DsbE family thiol:disulfide interchange protein, with protein sequence MNRRILILSIPLVLFLAASVFLYKGLFSDPTKLESVLIDQPIPEFTLHDLHDSNKQHDKAIFTGQPMLLNVWATWCPTCYAEHEYLNELKAKEGVYIIGMNYKDEREKALRWLSNLGNPYAIDLYDPRGMLGLDLGVYGAPETFLIDSQGVIRYRHVGDVNEQVWTQTLKPIFEQME encoded by the coding sequence ATGAACCGCCGCATTCTGATCCTGTCCATTCCGCTGGTGCTGTTTCTGGCGGCCAGCGTGTTTCTGTACAAGGGGTTGTTCTCCGACCCCACTAAACTGGAGTCGGTGCTGATCGACCAGCCCATTCCCGAATTCACCCTGCATGATCTGCACGATTCGAACAAGCAGCACGACAAGGCCATTTTCACCGGCCAGCCCATGCTGCTCAATGTGTGGGCCACCTGGTGCCCCACCTGCTATGCCGAGCATGAATACCTTAACGAGCTGAAAGCGAAGGAAGGCGTTTACATCATCGGCATGAATTACAAGGACGAGCGGGAAAAGGCCCTGCGCTGGCTCAGCAACCTGGGCAATCCCTACGCCATCGACCTGTACGATCCCCGCGGCATGCTGGGGCTGGATCTGGGAGTGTATGGTGCTCCCGAGACCTTCCTCATCGACAGTCAGGGCGTGATCCGCTACCGCCATGTGGGAGATGTGAATGAGCAGGTGTGGACCCAGACCCTGAAGCCCATTTTCGAGCAAATGGAGTAA
- the ccmB gene encoding heme exporter protein CcmB, with the protein MQAFTGVVRRELVSALRRRADILNPLWFFVIVITLFPLGVGPEPALLARIAPGIVWVAALLASLLALERLFRDDFIDGTLEQMMLMPCPLGVVVLAKVLAHWLLTGLPLLLLSPLVAVLLSLDLAGFWGMFWTLLLGTPILSLLGAIGVALTVGIGKGGVLLSLLTLPLYIPVLIFATSAIETAGLGLPYSGQLAILGAMLAGSVTLAPFAIAAALRVSVN; encoded by the coding sequence ATGCAGGCCTTTACCGGCGTGGTGCGTCGGGAGCTGGTCAGCGCCCTGCGCCGGCGCGCCGACATTCTTAACCCGCTGTGGTTTTTCGTGATCGTCATTACCCTGTTTCCCCTGGGCGTGGGTCCGGAGCCGGCCCTGCTGGCGCGCATTGCCCCCGGCATTGTGTGGGTGGCGGCGCTGCTGGCCTCCCTGCTGGCGCTGGAGCGGCTGTTCCGGGATGATTTTATTGACGGTACCCTGGAACAAATGATGCTGATGCCCTGTCCTCTGGGGGTAGTGGTGCTGGCCAAGGTGCTGGCCCACTGGCTGCTGACCGGCCTGCCGCTGCTGCTGCTGTCGCCCCTGGTGGCGGTGCTGCTGAGCCTGGATCTGGCCGGTTTCTGGGGCATGTTCTGGACCCTGCTGCTGGGCACTCCCATTCTCAGCCTGCTCGGTGCCATTGGCGTGGCGCTGACCGTGGGCATCGGCAAGGGCGGCGTGCTGCTCAGCCTGCTGACCCTGCCGCTGTATATTCCGGTGCTGATTTTTGCCACCTCGGCCATTGAAACCGCCGGCCTGGGGCTGCCCTACAGCGGCCAGCTGGCGATACTGGGCGCCATGCTGGCGGGCAGTGTCACCCTGGCGCCCTTTGCCATTGCGGCGGCGTTGCGGGTGAGCGTGAACTAG
- a CDS encoding cytochrome c-type biogenesis protein — MRMLVLMLAALLWLPAAQAAIDVYEFDDPKQEEVFRELLRELRCPKCQNQDIADSNAELAKDLREKTYQMLQEGSSKDEVVDYMVARYGNFILYKPPFMASTLILWAGPVLVLMIGVVVVLLRTRRGRTAADESLSDEEKQRLDRLLNKNKES, encoded by the coding sequence ATGCGGATGCTCGTGCTGATGCTGGCGGCCCTGCTGTGGCTGCCGGCGGCCCAGGCGGCCATCGACGTGTACGAGTTTGACGACCCAAAGCAGGAAGAGGTGTTCCGCGAGCTGCTGAGGGAACTGCGTTGTCCCAAGTGCCAGAACCAGGACATTGCCGACTCCAATGCGGAGCTGGCCAAGGATCTGCGGGAAAAGACCTACCAGATGCTGCAGGAAGGCAGCAGCAAGGACGAAGTCGTCGACTACATGGTCGCCCGCTACGGCAACTTCATTCTCTACAAGCCGCCCTTTATGGCCTCCACCCTGATCCTCTGGGCCGGCCCGGTGCTGGTGCTGATGATCGGTGTTGTGGTGGTGCTGCTGCGCACCCGGCGGGGGCGCACGGCGGCCGACGAGAGTCTCAGCGATGAGGAAAAACAACGCCTTGATCGCCTGCTGAACAAGAACAAAGAGAGCTGA
- the suhB gene encoding inositol-1-monophosphatase codes for MHPMLNIAVRAARNAGQVIVKGFANPDNLETRQKGQNDFVTNVDLDAESAVINTIRKSYPEHTIIGEECGELTGSNPDYQWIIDPLDGTTNFVKGIPHFAVSIALQVKGRTEQAVIYDPIRDELFTASRGSGAQLNGYRIRTGKAKDLTNTVLATGFPFKQKHQADAYLAMFKDMFVQCADIRRAGAASLDLAYVAAGRVDGYWELGLKPWDTAAGSLIAREAGAIVTDFVGGHNFERSGNVVCANPKVLRVMLSTIREHLPESLAN; via the coding sequence ATGCATCCGATGCTGAATATTGCGGTGCGCGCTGCGCGCAACGCCGGTCAGGTTATCGTCAAGGGTTTTGCCAATCCGGATAATCTGGAAACTCGTCAAAAAGGCCAGAACGATTTCGTTACCAATGTCGATCTTGACGCGGAAAGCGCCGTAATTAACACCATTCGCAAGTCTTACCCCGAGCACACCATCATTGGTGAGGAGTGTGGCGAGCTGACTGGCAGCAACCCCGATTACCAGTGGATTATCGACCCCCTTGATGGCACCACCAACTTCGTAAAGGGCATTCCCCACTTCGCGGTTTCCATCGCGCTGCAAGTCAAGGGACGCACCGAGCAGGCCGTGATTTACGATCCCATTCGTGACGAGCTGTTTACCGCCAGCCGCGGCTCCGGCGCCCAGCTCAACGGCTACCGCATTCGTACCGGCAAGGCCAAGGATCTGACCAACACCGTGCTGGCCACCGGTTTCCCGTTCAAGCAGAAGCACCAGGCCGACGCCTACCTGGCCATGTTCAAGGACATGTTCGTGCAATGCGCCGACATTCGCCGCGCCGGCGCCGCCAGCCTGGATCTGGCCTATGTGGCCGCCGGCCGGGTAGACGGCTACTGGGAGCTGGGTCTCAAGCCCTGGGACACCGCCGCCGGCAGCCTGATCGCCCGGGAAGCCGGTGCCATCGTCACCGACTTTGTGGGTGGCCACAACTTCGAGCGCAGCGGCAATGTGGTCTGCGCCAACCCCAAGGTACTGAGGGTGATGCTGTCCACCATTCGCGAGCACCTGCCCGAGTCCCTGGCCAACTGA
- the tyrA gene encoding bifunctional chorismate mutase/prephenate dehydrogenase, with protein MVDELKVLRDQIDAVDQQLVELFARRLKLVAEVGEVKSRHGVPIYAPDREADMLARRRAEAEARGVPPDLIEDVLRRFMRESYASEKDTGFKCVNPDLRKAVVIGGGGQLGGLFAHQLALSGYRVEVLEKDDWGHAEALLADAGLVMIAVPIDQTVAVIEGLPALPEDCLLVDLTSVKSEPLAAMLKAHTGPVLGLHPMFGPDVSSLAKQVIIHCDGRGAEQYEWLLAQIRIWGARLQAVPAEEHDEAMSLVQALRHFTSFAYGAHLCAEGADLAQLLRLSSPIYRLELAMVGRLFAQDPALYADIILSSPRNLAMIRRYHRRFGELLEQLESGQRQAFVRQFETVSAFFGDYADTFLKESRLLLAQANDSRHHAD; from the coding sequence ATGGTAGATGAACTCAAGGTCCTGCGGGATCAAATCGATGCAGTCGATCAGCAACTGGTGGAGCTGTTTGCCAGGCGACTGAAGCTGGTGGCCGAGGTCGGCGAAGTGAAAAGCCGTCACGGCGTGCCCATTTATGCCCCCGACCGGGAAGCGGACATGCTGGCCCGGCGCCGGGCCGAGGCCGAGGCCAGGGGCGTGCCGCCGGACTTGATTGAAGACGTGTTGCGCCGCTTTATGCGTGAGTCCTACGCCAGTGAAAAGGACACCGGCTTCAAATGCGTGAATCCTGATCTGCGCAAGGCGGTGGTGATCGGCGGCGGCGGCCAGCTGGGGGGCCTCTTTGCCCATCAGCTGGCCCTGTCCGGTTACCGGGTCGAGGTGCTGGAAAAGGACGACTGGGGTCACGCCGAGGCCCTGCTGGCCGATGCCGGCCTGGTGATGATTGCCGTGCCCATCGATCAGACGGTGGCGGTGATCGAGGGCTTGCCGGCGCTGCCGGAAGACTGCCTGCTGGTGGATCTGACCAGCGTCAAGAGCGAGCCGCTGGCGGCCATGCTGAAGGCGCATACCGGTCCGGTCTTGGGGCTGCATCCCATGTTTGGCCCGGATGTTTCCAGCCTGGCGAAGCAGGTGATCATTCATTGCGACGGCCGCGGTGCCGAGCAGTATGAATGGTTGCTGGCACAAATCCGCATCTGGGGAGCCCGGTTGCAGGCGGTGCCCGCCGAGGAGCACGACGAGGCCATGAGCCTGGTGCAGGCCCTGCGTCACTTCACCAGCTTTGCCTACGGGGCTCACCTCTGTGCCGAGGGGGCGGATCTGGCCCAGCTGCTGCGCCTGAGCTCGCCCATCTACCGGCTGGAGCTGGCCATGGTGGGGCGGCTGTTTGCCCAGGATCCGGCCCTGTATGCCGATATTATCTTGTCGTCGCCCCGCAATCTGGCGATGATCCGCCGTTATCATCGTCGTTTCGGCGAGCTGCTGGAACAGCTGGAAAGCGGGCAGCGGCAGGCGTTTGTACGCCAGTTCGAAACCGTGAGCGCGTTTTTCGGCGATTATGCCGACACCTTCCTCAAGGAAAGTCGGCTGCTGCTGGCCCAGGCCAACGACAGCCGACACCATGCGGACTAA
- the ccmE gene encoding cytochrome c maturation protein CcmE yields MNPRRKKRMTLVLAVVAGLSVMIGLVLYALQQNIDLFYTPTELVQGKGKEQLKPEVGQRLRIGGLVVPGSVERDQQSLKVSFGLVDAGGEQVTVRFDGILPDLFREGQGIVAQGTLADARTIDAFEVLAKHDEEYMPPEVAEALKGMEHFKPEYTEAQLKGSNL; encoded by the coding sequence ATGAACCCCAGACGTAAAAAGCGAATGACCCTGGTGCTGGCCGTGGTGGCCGGGCTGTCGGTGATGATTGGACTGGTGCTTTACGCCCTGCAGCAGAACATCGATCTGTTCTATACCCCCACCGAGCTGGTGCAGGGCAAGGGCAAGGAGCAGCTCAAGCCGGAAGTGGGCCAGCGGCTGCGTATTGGCGGCCTGGTGGTACCGGGGTCGGTGGAGCGGGATCAGCAAAGCCTCAAGGTCAGTTTCGGGCTGGTGGATGCCGGCGGCGAACAGGTCACGGTGCGCTTTGACGGCATACTGCCGGACCTGTTCCGGGAAGGGCAGGGCATTGTCGCACAGGGCACCCTGGCGGACGCCCGCACCATCGACGCCTTTGAGGTACTGGCCAAGCACGACGAAGAATACATGCCACCGGAGGTGGCGGAAGCGCTCAAGGGAATGGAGCACTTCAAACCCGAATACACGGAGGCGCAGCTCAAAGGTAGCAACCTATGA
- the ccmI gene encoding c-type cytochrome biogenesis protein CcmI, giving the protein MTVFWILSVALVALLALVIILPLTRGRAESSQSRNELNTRLYRQRLQELEQDSELGLLEDDEALQQELQKSLLDDVVSDQPVARRGRSPLVLISALALVVLVSYGVYWQLGAHRQVAEWQQVSAELPELSRRVLIEPDATVTDQDVRELMLSLRTRLHQDGDDYRGWLLLGRLALELRDGETARDALEKALKLADEPDAVRVPYAEALAMTGESLRAEQLVQQVLSRQPGNLEAWSVFAFMALQQDDYALAIARWQQMLAIMPADNPRYAMVQRSIAFAEQQLAERQQAPVTGPRYQVEINTSSNVPYHPGAVLFVFAVDANGGEMPLAARRIEQPAFPMSITLSNADAMVPENNLSSREAVIIKARIAPSGNVTDATNAWEGRSGKLATDEDSQLSVLIDTPL; this is encoded by the coding sequence ATGACCGTATTCTGGATCCTCAGCGTCGCCCTGGTGGCGCTGCTGGCACTGGTGATAATTCTGCCCCTGACCCGGGGCCGGGCCGAATCGAGCCAGAGCCGTAACGAGCTCAATACCCGGCTGTATCGCCAGCGTTTGCAAGAACTGGAGCAGGACAGCGAACTGGGCCTGCTGGAAGACGACGAGGCATTGCAGCAGGAGCTGCAGAAAAGCCTGCTGGACGACGTGGTCAGCGACCAGCCGGTGGCACGCCGCGGTCGCAGCCCGCTGGTGCTGATCTCCGCCCTGGCGCTGGTGGTGCTGGTCAGTTACGGGGTTTACTGGCAACTGGGCGCCCACCGCCAGGTGGCGGAATGGCAACAGGTGTCAGCCGAGCTGCCGGAGTTGTCCCGCCGCGTGCTGATTGAACCCGATGCAACCGTGACCGATCAGGACGTGCGCGAGCTGATGCTGTCGCTGCGTACCCGGTTGCATCAAGACGGCGACGACTATCGCGGCTGGCTGCTGCTGGGCCGGCTGGCCCTGGAGCTGCGGGACGGTGAAACCGCCCGGGACGCCCTGGAAAAGGCCCTGAAGCTGGCCGATGAACCCGATGCAGTACGCGTGCCCTATGCCGAAGCCCTGGCCATGACCGGAGAAAGCCTGCGCGCCGAGCAACTGGTGCAGCAGGTGTTGAGTCGCCAGCCGGGCAATCTGGAAGCCTGGTCGGTGTTTGCCTTTATGGCGCTGCAGCAGGACGATTACGCCCTGGCCATTGCCCGCTGGCAGCAGATGCTCGCCATCATGCCCGCCGACAATCCGCGCTATGCCATGGTGCAGCGCTCCATCGCCTTTGCCGAGCAACAGCTGGCCGAGCGCCAGCAGGCGCCGGTGACCGGCCCCCGCTACCAGGTGGAGATCAATACCTCAAGCAATGTGCCTTATCATCCCGGCGCCGTGCTGTTTGTGTTTGCGGTGGATGCCAACGGCGGAGAAATGCCCCTGGCGGCGCGGCGCATCGAGCAGCCGGCCTTTCCCATGAGCATTACCCTGTCGAATGCCGACGCCATGGTGCCCGAGAACAACCTGAGCAGCCGTGAGGCGGTGATCATCAAGGCGCGCATTGCTCCCAGCGGCAACGTGACCGACGCCACCAATGCCTGGGAAGGGCGCAGCGGCAAGCTGGCTACCGATGAAGACAGCCAGCTCAGCGTGCTGATCGACACGCCTCTGTAA
- a CDS encoding heme lyase CcmF/NrfE family subunit, which produces MIPELGQFTLVLALASALVLSIYPLLGAVRGNTAMMLLARPLAYAQFGFLFISFLCLTWAFVEHDFTVLYVASNSNSLLPLAYRISAVWGAHEGSLLLWVLILAGWTAAVARFSRALPLDAVARVLSVMGMIAIGFLLFVLFTSNPFERTLPFFPVDGRDLNPLLQDPGLIFHPPMLYMGYVGFSVAFAFAIASLMTGKLDAAWARWSRPWTMAAWIFLTLGIALGSWWAYYELGWGGWWFWDPVENASFMPWLAGTALIHSLAVTEKRASFKAWTVLLAIMAFSLSLLGTFLVRSGVLVSVHAFASDPTRGLFILIFLLLVVGSSLLLYAIKGAEVRSHGKHELASRESLLLGNNIVLMAGLVVVLIGTLLPLVHKELGMGSISIGAPFFNSLYAWLIIPFALLLGAGPLFRWRRQPMKEVNGKLLLALVLSIVLGIALPVLFSDHFEPWAAVGIGLGVFITITSLQETWVRATHRHSFLTGVRKLGNSHWAMILGHIGLAVSIIGIACTQLYSIERDVRMSKGDTVTFADYTFTFEGTRQADGPNFEGFEGVISVAKNGRPLTELRAEKRMYVVQRMAMTEAAIDAGITRDLYAALGEELDDGAWAVRLYYKPFVRWIWFGALLMAIGGVIAIVDKRYRFGRRQAGEEAA; this is translated from the coding sequence ATGATCCCCGAGCTTGGACAATTTACCCTGGTGCTGGCCCTGGCCAGTGCCCTGGTGCTGAGTATTTATCCGCTGCTGGGCGCGGTCCGTGGCAACACCGCCATGATGCTGCTGGCCCGGCCCCTGGCCTACGCCCAGTTCGGCTTTCTGTTCATTTCCTTTCTGTGCCTGACCTGGGCTTTTGTGGAGCACGACTTCACCGTGCTCTATGTGGCGTCCAATTCCAACAGCCTGCTGCCCCTGGCCTACCGTATCTCGGCGGTATGGGGCGCCCATGAGGGATCCTTGCTGCTGTGGGTGCTGATCCTGGCCGGCTGGACCGCCGCGGTGGCCCGCTTCAGCCGGGCATTGCCGCTGGATGCGGTGGCCCGGGTGCTGAGCGTGATGGGCATGATTGCCATCGGCTTTCTGCTGTTTGTGCTGTTTACCTCCAATCCCTTTGAACGCACCCTGCCGTTCTTTCCGGTGGACGGCCGGGATCTGAACCCGCTGTTGCAGGATCCGGGGCTGATTTTCCATCCGCCCATGCTGTACATGGGGTACGTGGGCTTCTCGGTGGCCTTTGCCTTTGCCATCGCCTCGCTGATGACCGGCAAGCTGGATGCGGCCTGGGCCCGCTGGTCCCGGCCCTGGACCATGGCCGCCTGGATCTTCCTGACCCTGGGGATTGCGTTGGGCTCCTGGTGGGCCTATTACGAGCTGGGCTGGGGCGGCTGGTGGTTCTGGGATCCGGTCGAAAACGCCTCCTTTATGCCCTGGCTGGCGGGCACGGCATTGATCCACTCCCTGGCGGTGACCGAAAAGCGGGCCAGCTTCAAGGCCTGGACGGTGCTGCTGGCGATCATGGCGTTTTCCCTGAGCCTGCTCGGCACCTTCCTGGTGCGCTCCGGGGTGCTGGTGTCGGTGCATGCCTTTGCCTCCGATCCCACCCGGGGCTTGTTTATCCTTATCTTCCTGCTGCTGGTGGTGGGCTCGTCCCTGCTGCTGTATGCCATCAAGGGCGCCGAGGTGCGCAGCCATGGCAAGCACGAACTGGCCAGCCGGGAAAGCCTGCTGCTGGGCAACAATATTGTGCTGATGGCCGGCCTGGTGGTGGTGCTGATTGGCACGCTTTTGCCGCTGGTACACAAGGAGCTGGGCATGGGCAGCATCAGTATCGGTGCGCCCTTCTTTAACAGCCTCTACGCCTGGCTGATCATTCCCTTCGCCCTGCTGCTGGGCGCCGGGCCGCTGTTCCGCTGGCGCCGCCAGCCGATGAAGGAAGTGAACGGCAAGCTGCTGCTGGCGCTGGTACTGAGCATTGTGCTGGGCATTGCCCTGCCGGTGCTGTTCTCGGATCATTTCGAGCCCTGGGCGGCGGTGGGTATTGGCCTGGGGGTGTTTATCACCATTACCAGCCTGCAGGAAACCTGGGTTCGGGCCACGCACCGGCACAGCTTCTTGACCGGTGTCCGCAAGCTCGGCAACAGCCACTGGGCCATGATCCTCGGTCATATCGGCCTGGCGGTGTCCATTATCGGCATTGCCTGCACCCAGCTCTACAGCATTGAGCGGGACGTGCGCATGAGCAAGGGCGACACCGTGACCTTTGCCGATTACACCTTTACCTTTGAGGGCACCCGCCAGGCGGACGGCCCCAATTTCGAAGGCTTTGAAGGGGTGATCAGTGTGGCCAAAAACGGCCGGCCGCTGACCGAGCTGCGCGCCGAAAAACGCATGTATGTGGTGCAGCGCATGGCCATGACCGAGGCGGCCATCGATGCCGGCATTACTCGGGATCTGTACGCCGCCCTGGGTGAGGAGCTGGACGACGGCGCCTGGGCGGTGCGGCTTTATTACAAGCCCTTTGTGCGCTGGATCTGGTTCGGTGCCCTGCTGATGGCCATTGGCGGTGTCATTGCCATCGTTGACAAGCGCTACCGGTTTGGCCGCCGCCAGGCCGGGGAGGAGGCCGCATGA
- the ccmD gene encoding heme exporter protein CcmD — protein sequence MKFDSWSAFWAMGGYGFYVWLSFAVTLLALLGLVVATITTKKRLLREVSQKQARAARREAARKLENTL from the coding sequence ATGAAATTTGATAGCTGGTCCGCCTTCTGGGCCATGGGTGGCTACGGCTTTTACGTCTGGCTGTCCTTTGCCGTGACCCTGCTGGCCCTGCTGGGGCTGGTGGTGGCCACCATAACAACGAAGAAACGCTTGCTGCGCGAGGTTAGCCAAAAACAGGCCCGGGCCGCCCGACGCGAGGCCGCCCGCAAGTTGGAGAACACCCTATGA
- a CDS encoding VacJ family lipoprotein, whose protein sequence is MWHRVLMPAAGILLTGCAAHQGVKQERVNDPFSPAIPADYAKSTAADARDPFEPVNRASWVINYDVAEPYVVRPAAHAYADYVPRPVRVGIQNVVLNLEEPASFVNHLVTGDFPGAGNNLVRFGVNSTVGVLGYFDVASKFSFEPGSKDFSQVLGQMGINDGPYLMIPLYGPTTLRQLSGDMVDSLYFPYDVMTLAMRTGKWVMDGLYQRSELIDREAIIDNSLDPYGLTKDLYLQYQDAKVGKEFEPASDEELDAFMDEIDG, encoded by the coding sequence ATGTGGCATCGAGTGCTGATGCCCGCTGCCGGCATATTGCTGACCGGCTGTGCGGCACACCAGGGCGTGAAGCAGGAGCGGGTGAACGATCCGTTTTCCCCGGCCATACCGGCAGACTACGCCAAATCCACCGCGGCCGACGCCCGGGATCCTTTTGAGCCGGTAAACCGGGCCAGCTGGGTGATCAACTACGATGTGGCGGAGCCTTATGTGGTGCGTCCGGCGGCCCACGCCTACGCCGACTATGTCCCCCGTCCGGTGCGGGTGGGCATTCAGAATGTGGTGCTCAACCTGGAAGAGCCGGCCAGCTTCGTCAACCACCTGGTGACCGGTGACTTTCCCGGCGCCGGCAACAACCTGGTGCGCTTTGGCGTGAACAGCACAGTGGGTGTGCTGGGTTACTTTGATGTGGCCAGCAAGTTTTCGTTTGAACCCGGATCCAAGGACTTCAGCCAGGTGCTGGGACAGATGGGGATAAACGACGGCCCTTACCTGATGATCCCTCTTTATGGCCCCACCACCTTGCGCCAGCTCTCCGGCGACATGGTGGACAGCCTGTATTTTCCCTATGACGTCATGACCCTGGCCATGCGTACCGGCAAATGGGTGATGGACGGGCTCTATCAGCGCAGTGAGCTTATCGACCGGGAAGCCATTATCGACAATTCCCTCGATCCTTATGGCCTGACCAAGGATCTGTACCTGCAATACCAGGACGCCAAGGTGGGCAAGGAATTCGAACCCGCCTCAGACGAAGAGCTCGACGCCTTTATGGACGAGATCGACGGCTGA